A section of the Microcoleus sp. FACHB-831 genome encodes:
- a CDS encoding phycobiliprotein lyase → MTTGLQLTQTTEESLIAAFFRESGGSWRSERRYYTLPDGETKEMVSMINVRFLEQGSPELIHLAQLHELEDLNAMTCGSYVEWNSTNSVTQRKESKGSTIFGALGKTLYRDRGFATSKPVTAQYYFPNPKTLCLRTEYQGSVFEEELKLVGSNYRTRQTIISRLGEQQMIGQYLEKRIQ, encoded by the coding sequence GTGACAACAGGGCTACAACTTACCCAAACTACTGAAGAATCACTAATTGCAGCCTTTTTCCGGGAGTCCGGTGGTAGCTGGCGTTCTGAGCGACGCTACTACACGCTACCGGACGGAGAAACCAAGGAAATGGTGAGTATGATAAACGTCCGGTTTTTGGAGCAGGGAAGCCCGGAGTTAATTCACCTGGCACAGTTGCACGAACTGGAAGACCTCAATGCGATGACGTGCGGTTCCTACGTCGAGTGGAACAGTACAAATTCAGTGACGCAGCGCAAAGAGTCGAAGGGTTCGACTATATTTGGGGCATTGGGAAAAACTTTGTATCGCGATCGCGGTTTTGCCACTTCTAAGCCAGTAACCGCCCAATATTACTTCCCAAATCCCAAAACCTTATGCTTGCGGACAGAGTATCAAGGCTCTGTATTTGAAGAAGAATTAAAGTTAGTTGGTAGCAACTACCGCACGCGCCAAACCATCATCTCTCGTTTAGGCGAACAACAGATGATCGGGCAGTATCTAGAAAAGCGCATCCAATAA
- a CDS encoding glycosyltransferase family 2 protein, translating into MKFSIVITTYNRLALLRRAIETALAQTVPCEVVVADDCSSDGTEVYVRNLCEELRAKGDERLVYQRNSANLGHSATMNAGVQLARGEWIKPLDDDDYLAANCLEEMSRAIALCPGAVICSCQAMQVDTNQAEISRTRQTGPGKAFYIPQEDIHYGMLLDLVPFGTPVQVAFKRSAFLTSGGWDSSLDTNYDDIDSWIKIAQFGDAVFINQCLAYRTIWPGALNYQLSLQKRLSTNISIKQKIYALVSEQHRPHIPALENIKAYLQLHWSLVALKQAKVFCAVKMAFPAALSPIAWHLLTKAKLAPHHQSFSSQKQPERNVLPLSVSTNNSGTPLGKTDPTVAKYTDKTSSLDRSLIRRLVLIEA; encoded by the coding sequence ATGAAATTTAGCATTGTTATTACAACTTATAACCGTCTCGCCTTGCTGCGGAGGGCAATTGAGACAGCTCTTGCCCAAACTGTGCCTTGTGAAGTAGTTGTTGCTGACGATTGTTCGTCGGATGGTACTGAAGTTTATGTGCGGAATCTATGTGAAGAACTTCGGGCTAAGGGCGATGAACGCTTAGTTTATCAACGCAATTCAGCTAACTTGGGTCATTCTGCGACGATGAATGCTGGGGTGCAACTGGCGCGGGGTGAGTGGATTAAGCCGCTTGATGATGATGACTATCTAGCTGCTAACTGCTTGGAAGAGATGAGTCGAGCGATCGCGCTGTGTCCCGGCGCTGTAATCTGCTCCTGCCAAGCCATGCAGGTCGATACTAACCAAGCTGAAATTAGTAGAACTAGGCAAACTGGCCCCGGCAAAGCTTTTTATATCCCCCAGGAAGATATTCATTATGGAATGCTGCTAGATCTAGTTCCTTTCGGTACTCCTGTTCAAGTCGCCTTCAAGCGTAGCGCTTTCCTCACATCTGGCGGCTGGGATTCCAGCTTGGATACCAACTACGATGATATTGATTCTTGGATCAAAATTGCCCAGTTTGGAGATGCAGTTTTTATTAATCAGTGCCTCGCCTACCGCACAATTTGGCCTGGTGCTTTAAATTATCAGTTATCCCTTCAAAAGCGACTTTCTACTAATATCTCGATCAAGCAGAAAATTTATGCTTTAGTCAGCGAACAGCACCGACCCCACATTCCAGCCCTTGAGAATATTAAAGCTTATTTGCAACTGCATTGGAGTCTAGTTGCTCTCAAGCAAGCAAAAGTTTTTTGTGCTGTCAAAATGGCTTTTCCCGCAGCGCTTTCACCCATTGCATGGCATCTATTGACGAAAGCTAAATTAGCGCCTCACCATCAATCTTTTTCTAGCCAAAAGCAGCCCGAAAGAAATGTTTTGCCTCTGAGTGTTAGCACAAACAACAGTGGAACCCCTCTTGGGAAGACAGACCCTACTGTAGCAAAATATACTGACAAAACATCTTCTCTTGACCGATCCTTGATTCGGCGACTGGTACTAATCGAAGCCTAA
- a CDS encoding carotenoid oxygenase family protein — MQAIPTQERFPVATDLPYELKDWQKGYESQPNEYDYWIDDIEGEIPEGLSGTLFRNGPGLLDVNGQRLHHPFDGDGMIARIAFTNGRAHFRNRFVRTKGYVEEQQAGRILYRGVFGTQKLGGWFANAFDLKLKNIANTQVIYWGGKLLALWEAAEPHGLNPRTLETFGIDYLDGILKPGDAFAAHPRIDAGKDGGERLVNFSIKPGLSSTITIYELDSSGKLVSRHSHSVPGFAFIHDFAITPNYCIFFQNPVSFNPLPFVFGLRGAGESVEFQPTQPTRIVVIPRDPKAGKSVQMFETQSGFVFHHANAFEQGEEIYIDSICYESLPAVEPGSDYREVKFDALTPGQLWRFGVNLKTQTVERQLIESRCCEFPSVHPALVGRPYRYLYMGAAHAASGNAPLQAILKVDLETGDRQLWSAAPHGFASEPVFVPRPGGNSEDDGWAIALVYDSSRHRSDVVILDARNFDKGPVARLHLKHHVPYGLHGTWTPQNFAPV; from the coding sequence ATGCAAGCCATCCCAACTCAAGAACGGTTTCCTGTCGCCACAGATTTGCCATACGAACTCAAAGATTGGCAAAAAGGTTATGAATCTCAGCCCAACGAATACGACTATTGGATTGATGACATAGAAGGAGAAATTCCAGAAGGGCTAAGTGGAACTCTGTTTCGCAATGGCCCTGGCTTGCTCGATGTCAACGGTCAACGCCTCCATCACCCGTTTGATGGCGATGGCATGATTGCAAGAATTGCCTTTACCAACGGTCGCGCCCACTTCCGCAACCGCTTCGTCCGCACTAAAGGTTATGTAGAAGAACAGCAGGCTGGCCGAATTCTCTATCGCGGGGTCTTTGGCACTCAAAAGCTTGGTGGCTGGTTTGCAAATGCCTTTGATTTGAAATTAAAAAATATTGCCAATACCCAGGTAATTTACTGGGGAGGGAAGCTATTAGCTCTATGGGAAGCTGCTGAACCTCATGGCTTAAACCCCCGCACGCTGGAAACCTTTGGGATAGATTATCTCGATGGCATCTTGAAGCCTGGTGACGCTTTCGCCGCCCATCCGCGCATCGACGCGGGGAAAGATGGGGGGGAAAGGTTGGTGAACTTTTCTATTAAACCTGGCCTTTCTAGCACCATCACAATATACGAGTTAGACTCAAGCGGCAAACTGGTGAGCCGTCACTCCCACAGCGTTCCTGGTTTCGCCTTCATCCACGATTTTGCGATTACGCCAAACTACTGCATATTCTTCCAAAATCCAGTTTCGTTTAATCCGCTGCCTTTCGTGTTTGGATTGCGCGGTGCTGGTGAGTCCGTGGAGTTTCAACCAACTCAACCCACTCGCATTGTGGTGATTCCGCGCGACCCCAAAGCGGGTAAGTCGGTGCAGATGTTTGAAACTCAGTCGGGTTTCGTCTTCCACCACGCTAATGCTTTTGAGCAGGGTGAGGAAATTTACATTGACTCGATTTGTTATGAGTCTTTACCCGCTGTTGAGCCTGGGTCTGACTATCGAGAAGTTAAGTTTGATGCGCTGACACCAGGACAACTGTGGCGGTTTGGTGTGAATTTGAAGACTCAGACGGTGGAAAGGCAATTGATTGAAAGTCGTTGCTGTGAGTTTCCCAGCGTTCATCCGGCTTTGGTGGGACGCCCGTATCGCTATCTTTATATGGGTGCTGCCCATGCGGCTAGTGGGAACGCTCCGTTGCAAGCTATTCTGAAAGTGGATTTAGAGACTGGCGATCGCCAGCTTTGGAGTGCTGCACCGCATGGCTTTGCGAGCGAACCTGTATTTGTTCCTCGTCCTGGTGGAAACAGCGAAGATGATGGCTGGGCGATCGCTTTGGTTTATGACTCATCCCGCCACCGTTCTGATGTCGTTATTTTAGATGCCCGCAACTTTGACAAAGGGCCAGTAGCACGGTTGCACTTGAAGCATCACGTCCCTTACGGGTTGCATGGTACTTGGACTCCCCAGAACTTTGCACCAGTATAA
- a CDS encoding folate/biopterin family MFS transporter → MLVSSSGLSETKNSLTKKLLLGNEPTPELIAILLVYFVQGILGLARLAVSFFLKDELGLSPAQVAALMGIAALPWVVKPLFGFVSDGLPIFGYRRRPYLILSGLLGAIAWVSLATVVHTAIAATLAISLSSLSVAVSDVIVDSLVVERARGESMSQAGSLQSISWGASSVGGLMTAYFSGVLLQHFSTQTVFGITATFPLIVSAVAWLIAEERVSDRPDTATVKNQLQALRQAISQKSILLPTAFIFLWQATPSGDAAFFYFTTNELGFQPEFLGRVRLVTSIASLVGIWLFQRFLKSVPFRTIFAWTTILSAALGMTTLLLVTHANRTLGIDDHWFSMGDSLILTVMGQITFMPVLVLAARLCPPGVEASLFALLMSVNNLAGLLSHETGALLTHWLGVTDTNFDNLWQLVVITNLSTLLPLPLVGWLPVADPQADAQTERTAQSLPPASVLEHHSTGAQAPEQPFLPHLLPEFISTSIARKRVEEPAE, encoded by the coding sequence ATGCTAGTTTCTTCCTCTGGCTTGTCCGAGACTAAAAACTCATTGACAAAAAAGCTATTACTGGGTAACGAACCCACACCTGAGTTAATCGCGATTTTATTGGTCTATTTTGTTCAGGGAATACTGGGGCTGGCGCGTTTGGCGGTCAGCTTTTTTCTCAAAGACGAATTAGGCTTAAGTCCGGCTCAAGTTGCAGCTTTGATGGGAATTGCAGCACTGCCTTGGGTAGTGAAGCCGTTATTTGGATTTGTGTCTGATGGGTTGCCGATTTTTGGCTATCGGCGGCGTCCTTACCTGATTTTATCGGGACTTTTGGGAGCGATCGCGTGGGTCAGTCTAGCCACAGTCGTTCATACAGCGATCGCAGCTACCTTGGCAATCAGCCTCAGTTCTCTCTCAGTTGCAGTCAGCGACGTAATAGTAGACTCCCTCGTAGTCGAGAGAGCCAGGGGAGAATCGATGAGTCAAGCTGGCTCACTTCAATCGATCTCTTGGGGCGCTTCATCGGTGGGAGGTTTGATGACCGCCTACTTTAGCGGCGTTTTGCTGCAACACTTCAGTACGCAGACAGTGTTTGGCATTACCGCTACTTTCCCCTTGATAGTGTCAGCGGTTGCGTGGTTAATCGCAGAAGAAAGAGTGAGCGATCGCCCCGACACCGCTACAGTCAAGAACCAGCTACAAGCGTTGCGGCAAGCCATTAGCCAAAAATCCATCTTGCTGCCCACAGCCTTTATCTTCCTCTGGCAAGCCACCCCATCAGGTGACGCAGCATTCTTCTACTTCACCACCAACGAACTGGGATTCCAGCCAGAGTTCTTAGGGCGAGTCCGTCTAGTCACAAGCATCGCCTCCCTTGTAGGCATCTGGCTATTCCAACGCTTTCTCAAAAGCGTCCCATTTCGCACCATATTCGCCTGGACGACAATTTTATCAGCAGCACTCGGCATGACCACGCTGCTGTTAGTCACCCACGCCAACCGCACGTTAGGCATCGACGACCACTGGTTCAGCATGGGAGATAGCCTCATCCTCACCGTCATGGGGCAGATTACCTTCATGCCCGTCTTAGTACTAGCCGCAAGACTTTGCCCGCCGGGTGTTGAAGCAAGCTTGTTTGCCCTCCTTATGTCTGTCAACAATCTAGCAGGACTGTTGTCTCATGAAACAGGAGCCTTACTCACCCATTGGCTGGGAGTAACCGATACCAACTTTGATAACCTCTGGCAGCTAGTTGTAATTACCAATCTCAGTACCCTACTGCCACTGCCATTGGTGGGTTGGCTTCCGGTAGCTGACCCGCAAGCCGACGCTCAAACAGAGCGCACCGCCCAATCTTTGCCCCCCGCTTCAGTTTTGGAACATCATTCGACGGGGGCGCAGGCACCGGAACAACCTTTTCTACCCCATCTACTTCCAGAATTCATAAGCACTTCCATAGCAAGAAAACGGGTAGAAGAGCCAGCCGAGTGA
- a CDS encoding adenylate/guanylate cyclase domain-containing protein, whose product MKSFFKASASAIAKLSDQIVSLSSELTGVKVVAIATLTLSGLVLGMRHLGGLEPLEILAFDQMMRLRPDLGQDPRLLVVAITEQDIRRQKRPIQSDLVVAQLLKKLQQYQPRVIGLDLYRDIPFEPGRRELIAELQQPNVIAIRNIDDIYGTPAPPEITAERVGFNDFPIDPDSILRRNTLFAETGNNSVLFSFSLQLALAYLQGEGISPQASEINNYLQLNKAVFVPLKDNPGPYKTNYGGYEVMLNYRGVDVARQVTLSQVLDGKIEPQWVKDKIVLIGSTAPSLKDNFTTPYSPRLKQNYKMAGVIVHAQMVSQLLDAAKGDRPLFWFWPEWAQKLWIVGWVFVAGILAWWLRHPLVLSLGIGVSVVILFGTCFYLFSQQGWIPLSAPALGFLLTTGLVITYRSYEAQQQQQMVMKLLGQNTSPEIAIALWKGRSSLLKSGKLPGVKLTATMMFTDLRNFSTISEQMPPEALLEFLNELLDVITHEVLIRQGVINKFTGDGVMAAFGVPIDIAHKPDEISKDAQRAVDCALAMSEALKKLNVMWQSRGLQPIQMRVGIYTGQVVVGSLGGKDRLEYGIIGDSVNIASRLESSAKERQPSHCRILIGHETLVHLEDQFVVESWGAMELKGKNQMVDVYLVMDRKPQGEKGEY is encoded by the coding sequence GTGAAAAGCTTTTTTAAAGCATCGGCATCGGCGATCGCGAAGCTTTCTGACCAGATTGTTAGTCTGTCGTCGGAATTGACAGGAGTTAAAGTAGTAGCGATCGCAACTTTAACACTCAGCGGTCTAGTCCTGGGAATGCGACATCTAGGGGGGCTAGAACCACTCGAAATACTGGCTTTTGACCAAATGATGCGCCTTCGCCCTGATTTAGGACAAGATCCGCGCCTGCTTGTTGTTGCCATAACAGAGCAAGACATCCGGCGTCAGAAGCGACCGATTCAATCCGACCTAGTTGTGGCACAGTTGTTGAAAAAATTACAACAATATCAGCCCAGAGTAATAGGCTTAGATTTGTATCGCGATATCCCCTTCGAGCCTGGTCGTAGGGAACTGATAGCTGAACTACAGCAACCTAATGTAATTGCGATTAGAAACATCGACGACATTTATGGAACGCCAGCGCCCCCTGAAATAACAGCAGAAAGGGTTGGTTTTAACGATTTTCCGATCGATCCAGATAGCATACTGCGTCGCAATACCTTGTTTGCTGAAACTGGCAATAATAGTGTGCTTTTTTCTTTTTCCCTACAACTGGCTCTAGCTTATTTGCAGGGTGAGGGGATATCACCCCAAGCATCTGAAATTAATAATTATCTTCAACTGAACAAGGCGGTGTTTGTACCCTTAAAAGACAATCCCGGCCCGTATAAAACAAACTATGGCGGCTATGAGGTAATGCTAAATTACCGAGGAGTCGATGTAGCGCGGCAAGTAACCCTCTCGCAAGTTTTGGATGGCAAGATCGAGCCGCAATGGGTGAAAGACAAAATAGTGCTAATTGGCAGCACCGCGCCTAGCCTCAAAGACAATTTCACCACCCCCTACAGTCCAAGATTGAAGCAAAACTACAAGATGGCTGGGGTAATTGTTCACGCCCAGATGGTGAGCCAATTATTAGATGCAGCTAAAGGCGATCGCCCTCTGTTCTGGTTCTGGCCAGAATGGGCACAAAAGTTGTGGATTGTAGGATGGGTGTTTGTTGCAGGCATTCTAGCTTGGTGGCTCCGTCATCCCTTAGTGTTGAGTCTGGGTATTGGCGTAAGCGTAGTTATTTTGTTTGGAACCTGTTTCTATTTGTTTAGCCAACAAGGATGGATACCGCTGTCGGCTCCAGCGCTGGGATTTCTCCTGACTACCGGACTTGTTATCACCTACCGATCCTATGAAGCACAGCAACAGCAACAGATGGTGATGAAGTTGTTGGGTCAAAACACTTCACCAGAAATCGCGATCGCTCTGTGGAAAGGACGCTCTAGCCTGCTCAAGTCGGGCAAGCTCCCAGGGGTAAAGCTGACTGCTACTATGATGTTCACCGACCTCAGAAACTTCAGCACCATCTCTGAACAAATGCCGCCGGAAGCTTTGCTGGAGTTTTTGAATGAATTGCTGGATGTCATCACCCATGAAGTGCTGATTCGTCAGGGCGTTATCAACAAGTTTACTGGTGATGGAGTAATGGCCGCCTTTGGCGTTCCCATAGATATCGCCCACAAGCCAGATGAAATATCAAAGGACGCCCAGAGAGCTGTGGATTGTGCCTTGGCTATGAGCGAGGCTCTTAAAAAACTCAACGTCATGTGGCAGAGTCGCGGGTTGCAGCCGATCCAAATGCGGGTGGGGATTTATACTGGCCAAGTTGTCGTTGGCAGTTTGGGAGGCAAAGACCGCTTGGAATATGGCATCATCGGCGACAGCGTTAACATTGCCTCGCGCCTGGAAAGTTCCGCGAAAGAGCGCCAACCCAGCCATTGTCGCATACTCATCGGCCACGAAACTTTAGTTCACCTTGAGGATCAATTTGTTGTTGAATCTTGGGGGGCGATGGAACTTAAAGGTAAAAACCAAATGGTCGATGTCTATCTTGTAATGGATAGAAAGCCACAAGGGGAGAAAGGAGAGTATTGA
- a CDS encoding universal stress protein, giving the protein MIEKILIAVAGLGKCEEMLKQLMEIPSIQRAKVTVLHVVPNQVTADAMSAKLEEGGKILANAIQYLNLDPAKVEARLKQGDPKATVCQVADEEQSDLIIMGSRGLKRLESILENSVSQYVFQLTSRPMLLVKDDIYVKKINRVMVAIDGSESSKQCLNLALFLLRDIKGSQLVLAHVNKARTSFESTTNPEQDPVLAPALADAKKLGISYKCVTGSGKAGPEICRLAEDLNVDLLMLGSPERRPSIARALPDLDRLLGNSLSDYVRVYSKCPVLLGRTISA; this is encoded by the coding sequence ATGATTGAAAAAATTTTGATAGCGGTTGCTGGACTGGGAAAGTGTGAAGAGATGCTCAAGCAGTTGATGGAAATTCCTTCCATTCAACGGGCAAAAGTAACTGTTTTGCATGTTGTGCCAAACCAAGTCACCGCCGATGCTATGTCCGCCAAGCTGGAAGAGGGTGGCAAAATTTTAGCAAACGCGATCCAGTATTTAAACTTAGATCCTGCGAAAGTAGAAGCCAGACTAAAACAGGGCGATCCTAAAGCTACTGTCTGCCAAGTTGCTGATGAAGAACAATCTGACTTGATTATTATGGGTTCGCGGGGGCTGAAGCGCCTGGAATCGATTTTAGAGAACTCAGTTAGCCAGTACGTTTTCCAGCTTACGTCTCGTCCGATGTTGTTGGTTAAAGATGATATTTACGTCAAAAAAATCAACCGCGTTATGGTGGCGATTGATGGTTCAGAGTCGTCGAAACAGTGTTTAAATTTGGCTTTGTTCTTGCTGCGAGATATTAAAGGCTCGCAGTTGGTTCTGGCTCACGTCAACAAGGCTAGGACAAGCTTTGAGTCAACAACCAACCCCGAACAAGATCCAGTACTCGCACCAGCGCTCGCAGATGCAAAAAAACTGGGCATTTCTTACAAGTGCGTTACGGGTAGCGGTAAGGCAGGGCCAGAAATATGCCGCTTGGCAGAAGACTTGAATGTTGACCTGTTAATGTTGGGTTCCCCAGAGCGTCGTCCCTCTATTGCTAGAGCTTTGCCCGATTTGGATCGCTTGCTGGGAAATTCTCTATCAGACTACGTGCGGGTTTACTCTAAGTGTCCCGTGCTGTTAGGACGCACGATAAGTGCTTAA
- the psbM gene encoding photosystem II reaction center protein PsbM, whose amino-acid sequence MQVNDLGFIASILFVLVPTVFLLILYIQTASRESGKKSE is encoded by the coding sequence ATGCAAGTTAATGATCTAGGTTTTATTGCCAGCATTCTCTTTGTGCTGGTTCCCACTGTTTTTCTATTGATTCTGTACATCCAAACTGCTAGCCGCGAAAGTGGCAAAAAGTCTGAATAA
- a CDS encoding 2Fe-2S iron-sulfur cluster-binding protein, whose protein sequence is MANITFIKEKSEVIAADGANLREKAVQNGIDIYTFRGKMMNCGGYGQCATCIVEIVEGIDNLSPKTDFEQRKLKKKPENYRLACQTLVNGPISVKTKP, encoded by the coding sequence ATGGCTAACATTACATTTATCAAAGAAAAAAGCGAAGTTATTGCCGCTGATGGAGCAAACTTAAGAGAGAAAGCCGTCCAGAACGGCATCGATATCTACACCTTCAGGGGAAAGATGATGAACTGTGGCGGCTACGGTCAATGCGCCACCTGCATAGTCGAGATTGTTGAAGGGATCGACAATTTATCGCCTAAAACTGACTTTGAACAGCGAAAGCTCAAGAAAAAGCCGGAAAATTACCGTTTAGCCTGTCAAACTTTAGTCAATGGGCCAATCAGCGTTAAGACCAAGCCTTAG
- a CDS encoding serine hydrolase, whose protein sequence is MTVKVRWLLPSLISVLLLSSPAKAANLAYWHFNANQNQLDLTTDEGVQPSVQMIVNPTRLVIDLPGITLQQAKTIHQKIGPVIQEIRVGQVDDGTTRMVIELAPNYTLDPAKILVKGQSPNRWTVNLPNPERIPPDYRQQPGGTSEEIASTPVMVPKPTAAANTFAGVVPKGREMLEIKPQIQALRDKYKSLTSGMFFLDLDTGNYLDISGDRVFPAASTIKLPILVAFFQDVDAGKVSLNETLVMRRSLMTGGSGSMQYKTAGTKFGISETVAKMITISDNTATNMIIDRLGGISKLNQRFRSWGLKDTVINNMLADLSGTNKTSSKDLVRLLALLANKQLVSQNSNDRIIDLLHRTTIKTLLPSGLGPGADIADKTGDIGFLVGDAGIITMPSGKRYLAGIFVRRPYRSPQAREFVRQVSGLVYNYLNQPNQQSTVNSSKLPSGAGL, encoded by the coding sequence ATGACAGTGAAAGTACGCTGGCTTTTACCCAGTTTAATTAGTGTTTTACTGCTTTCCTCTCCTGCTAAGGCAGCTAATTTAGCATATTGGCACTTTAATGCCAATCAGAATCAGCTTGACTTGACAACAGATGAGGGAGTTCAACCCAGCGTTCAAATGATCGTTAACCCTACTCGTTTAGTTATAGATCTGCCGGGAATTACCCTACAGCAGGCTAAAACCATTCATCAAAAAATAGGGCCAGTTATTCAGGAGATCCGGGTAGGACAGGTTGACGATGGAACCACGCGGATGGTGATAGAATTAGCCCCCAATTACACCTTAGATCCGGCAAAAATCTTAGTAAAGGGGCAATCTCCCAATCGCTGGACTGTCAATTTACCAAACCCCGAAAGAATTCCACCTGATTACCGACAGCAACCAGGGGGGACGAGTGAAGAAATAGCTTCTACCCCAGTAATGGTTCCAAAACCCACAGCAGCAGCCAATACATTTGCTGGTGTGGTTCCTAAAGGTAGAGAAATGCTTGAAATCAAGCCTCAAATTCAAGCGTTAAGAGACAAGTACAAATCGCTGACTTCTGGAATGTTTTTCCTGGATTTAGATACAGGAAACTATCTGGATATTAGCGGCGATCGCGTATTTCCGGCAGCCAGTACCATCAAATTACCAATCCTCGTCGCCTTTTTTCAGGATGTAGACGCGGGAAAAGTCAGTTTGAATGAAACATTAGTGATGCGCCGCAGTTTGATGACTGGAGGTTCCGGAAGCATGCAGTATAAAACGGCGGGAACTAAATTTGGCATCAGCGAAACAGTCGCCAAGATGATTACCATCAGCGACAACACAGCAACCAACATGATTATTGACCGTTTAGGGGGAATCTCTAAACTAAATCAACGTTTTCGCAGTTGGGGGCTAAAGGATACAGTAATTAACAATATGCTCGCCGATCTAAGCGGCACTAATAAGACAAGTTCTAAAGACTTGGTGCGCTTGTTAGCATTGCTAGCTAATAAGCAGCTAGTTTCTCAAAATAGCAACGATCGGATAATAGATTTACTACACCGCACGACCATTAAAACTCTGCTTCCATCGGGTTTAGGACCAGGAGCAGATATTGCAGATAAAACGGGGGATATTGGTTTTTTAGTTGGGGATGCGGGGATTATTACTATGCCGAGTGGCAAGCGTTATTTGGCAGGTATTTTTGTCCGACGCCCTTACAGATCTCCACAAGCTAGGGAGTTTGTTCGTCAGGTTTCCGGGCTAGTTTACAATTACCTGAATCAACCGAACCAACAATCAACTGTGAATTCTTCAAAGTTGCCTTCAGGTGCGGGTTTGTAA
- the rppB gene encoding two-component system sensor histidine kinase RppB, which yields MNQNKLFNLTQWRLAGWYTGVMSLILSLCAIGLYEAIAHAHWVALNRELESVAGTLHDSIEPTLKYPSRLEPATQQLLPDLCLVDTNCVTTITQPRHVLGAIHQGDYYVRLLNRSGKIIAKAGLQPEKAEREKSANFCLLPSFPGSAWERFCLFKGARYQQISLSLHTRDNQEWGYIQVGRSLQDFDDYMAALRLILLLGLPIAMLLVGGASWWLAARAMQPVYGAYAQMQQFTADAAHELRTPLAAIQATVESARRSDRLPEHEGKEILAVMERQTRRLSQLVQDLLLLARMDRQTLPLTRLSCCLNDIVSDLVEEFAALAIAGNVMLTTDIRVAKPVYVTGNEEQLYRLVSNLIVNAIHYTPAGGKVKVILDSSSHQALIQIVDTGVGIAVEEQTRIFDRFYRVNSDRSRHTGGSGLGLPIAQAIALAHGGSLQVQSQLGNGSTFTLRLPLR from the coding sequence GTGAATCAAAATAAACTTTTTAACCTAACTCAGTGGCGATTAGCAGGCTGGTACACTGGCGTTATGAGCCTGATTCTCAGCCTATGTGCAATTGGTTTGTATGAGGCGATCGCTCATGCCCATTGGGTTGCTCTTAACCGAGAATTGGAATCTGTCGCCGGAACTCTCCACGACAGCATTGAACCCACTCTCAAGTACCCCTCGCGACTCGAACCAGCTACCCAGCAACTATTACCCGATCTCTGTTTAGTTGACACAAACTGTGTAACAACAATCACGCAGCCGCGCCACGTTTTAGGCGCAATTCATCAAGGCGATTATTATGTTCGTTTGTTAAATCGTTCAGGGAAAATAATAGCCAAAGCAGGTTTACAACCTGAAAAAGCCGAGCGGGAAAAAAGTGCTAATTTTTGCCTTTTGCCCTCGTTTCCAGGCTCTGCCTGGGAACGCTTTTGCCTTTTTAAAGGCGCTCGCTATCAACAAATTTCCCTATCGCTGCATACCAGGGATAATCAAGAATGGGGATACATCCAAGTCGGGCGAAGTCTGCAAGATTTCGACGACTATATGGCTGCCCTCAGATTAATTCTGTTATTAGGATTGCCGATAGCAATGCTATTAGTAGGTGGTGCTAGTTGGTGGTTAGCTGCTAGAGCAATGCAACCAGTTTATGGAGCTTATGCACAAATGCAGCAATTCACTGCTGATGCTGCTCACGAATTGCGTACTCCCTTAGCCGCAATTCAAGCAACTGTAGAATCGGCACGAAGAAGCGATCGCTTGCCAGAGCATGAAGGTAAGGAAATACTGGCAGTTATGGAGCGTCAAACTCGCCGCTTGTCTCAACTTGTCCAAGATTTACTGCTACTAGCTCGCATGGATCGGCAAACTCTGCCATTAACGCGGCTTTCTTGTTGCTTAAATGATATCGTCAGCGACTTAGTTGAAGAATTTGCGGCTCTAGCGATCGCAGGTAATGTGATGCTGACAACTGATATCCGAGTGGCAAAACCAGTGTATGTCACTGGTAACGAGGAACAGCTTTATCGTCTAGTTTCTAACTTAATTGTTAACGCCATTCACTACACGCCTGCTGGCGGTAAAGTAAAGGTTATTTTAGATAGCAGCAGTCACCAAGCTTTGATCCAAATTGTCGATACTGGCGTTGGTATTGCTGTTGAGGAGCAGACGCGGATATTCGATCGTTTCTATCGAGTAAATAGCGATCGCTCTCGCCATACGGGAGGCTCTGGATTAGGCTTGCCTATTGCCCAAGCGATCGCTTTGGCTCACGGCGGTAGCCTGCAAGTACAAAGCCAATTAGGCAACGGCAGCACTTTTACCCTCCGCTTACCGTTGCGCTAA